From the Meriones unguiculatus strain TT.TT164.6M chromosome 12, Bangor_MerUng_6.1, whole genome shotgun sequence genome, one window contains:
- the LOC132646709 gene encoding collagen alpha-1(I) chain-like has product MPSFLNRNRFTGKSRYNLNKLARWGAEGGPTSLSFQREREPTAAHPLSSPAPRSPCQAGRVKNNGSTFERNEGEDAEDFPRSAEKVLSARDPARAAGARRSLRQTLRGGATPAAAVLGPRPGRQCLHLSRGRGEKEDAGAEPKLLLGGREGGTGAHRGQVGADGQGGPRRPAGHGGLGAAEPGTPSAVARRRALPAALRSGGAGQSPRGRPPGPGPPRAGAPGRGDRPGRPLRPPPHSPGSSRAAAMGMARRPGEELAPRGRTGSSDAGPARAEGRLLPALSAPRRHGRPPGVSARPRDPHPATLRPLPPPPPPPPPPRRPPPTPHTLPSCSGEPLLSDVTSGRRWLGRGRARVGAGVGEDAPGERVSQNSGSCAGAGAGAGAGSGARHFGCGRAVLTGVAAVWAERVRGPGRPSSARRAAPRSRLE; this is encoded by the exons ATGCc ttctttcctcaaCCGCAACAGATTCACAGGGAAATCACGCTATAACTTGAATAAACTAGCAAGGTGGGGGGCGGAGGGAGGCCCAACCAGCCTCAGTTTCCAGAGGGAAAGAGAACCCACCGCCGCTCACCCTCTATCTAGCCCTGCACCCCGCAGCCCCTGCCAAGCCGGGCGCGTAAAGAATAATGGCTCAACTTTCGAACGCAACGAGGGAGAAGACGCGGAGGATTTCCCGAGGAGTGCCGAGAAGGTCCTCTCCGCCAGGGACCCGGCGCGGGCCGCCGGCGCCCGGCGCAGCCTTCGGCAGACCCTCCGAGGCGGCGCGACTCCCGCGGCAGCCGTCCTCGGGCCTCGGCCGGGCAGACAGTGTTTACACCTGTCAcgagggaggggggagaaggaggacgCCGGCGCGGAGCCCAAACTTCTCCTCGGCGGCCGGGAGGGAGGCACCGGCGCGCATCGCGGGCAGGTGGGTGCCGACGGGCAGGGCGGGCCACGGCGGCCAGCAGGGCACGGCGGGCTCGGGGCGGCCGAGCCCGGGACGCCGAGCGCCGTGGCCCGGCGTCGGGCGCTGCCGGCGGCGCTCCGCAGCGGAGGAGCGGGGCAGAGCCCGCGCGGGCGCCCGCCAGGCCCGGGGCCGCCGCGGGCAGGTGCTCCGGGCCGGGGCGACCGGCCGGGCCGGCCCCTCCGCCCCCCGCCGCACTCACCTGGCTCGTCCCGGGCGGCCGCGATGGGCATGGCTCGGCGGCCCGGGGAGGAACTGGCTCCCCGGGGAAGGACCGGTTCCTCGGACGCTGGGCCGGCGAGGGCGGAAGGCAGGCTGCTCCCAGCCCTGTCAGCGCCGCGGCGCCATGGACGCCCACCCGGAGTTTCAGCGCGGCCGCGGGACCCCCATCCCGCTACCCTCCGCCCTCTTCCGCCGCCgcctccgcctcctcctcctccgcgaAGACCCCCGCCCACTCCACACACTCTCCCATCATGCAGCGGGGAACCGCTGCTGTCGGACGTCACTTCCGGGCGCAGGTGGCTAGGTCGGGGCCGGGCGCGGGTGGGTGCCGGGGTGGGGGAGGACGCGCCGGGGGAGCGAGTGTCACAGAATTCTGGCTCCTGCGCAGGCGCCGGCGCCGGCGCCGGCGCCGGGAGCGGCGCGCGCCATTTTGGGTGCGGGCGAGCTGTACTCACGGGAGTCGCCGCGGTGTGGGCGGAGCGCGTCCGCGGTCCCGGCCGACCCTCCTCAGCGCGACGCGCAGCGCCTAGGTCTCGCCTCGAGTGA